The following are from one region of the Chloracidobacterium sp. genome:
- a CDS encoding sulfoxide reductase heme-binding subunit YedZ, translated as MHDAKFNKIILSVNALIPLALLGYDGFRGQLGANPIEYFLRTTGVLTLVFLLITLSVTPVRKIFDWNGAVKYRRMLGLYAFFYGVLHLVTYSVFDKSIDLIAIVGDVWQRPFIAVGMLAFLLMVPLAVTSTNGMIKRLGGKNWAKLHKLSYLIATLGVIHFWMIVKSDIFYPALFALVLTVLLGYRVIKFISKPNAQKLRDQTAVDLRPE; from the coding sequence GTGCACGACGCAAAATTCAACAAAATAATCTTATCTGTAAATGCATTGATCCCATTGGCATTACTGGGCTATGACGGGTTTCGCGGCCAGTTGGGTGCAAACCCTATCGAATATTTTCTGCGAACGACCGGTGTGCTCACGCTTGTTTTCCTTCTGATAACACTGTCTGTGACGCCTGTCCGAAAAATATTCGATTGGAACGGGGCAGTTAAGTATCGTCGAATGTTAGGCCTGTATGCTTTCTTTTACGGGGTGCTTCATCTTGTGACGTACAGCGTATTTGACAAGAGCATCGATCTGATCGCGATCGTGGGCGACGTATGGCAACGGCCGTTCATCGCCGTCGGGATGCTCGCATTTCTTCTGATGGTGCCCTTGGCGGTAACATCAACGAACGGGATGATCAAGCGATTGGGCGGGAAAAACTGGGCAAAGCTGCATAAATTGAGTTATCTGATCGCCACGCTCGGGGTGATCCACTTCTGGATGATCGTCAAATCTGACATTTTCTATCCAGCTCTTTTTGCATTGGTCCTGACGGTCCTTCTCGGCTATCGAGTGATCAAGTTCATTTCGAAGCCAAATGCCCAAAAGCTGAGAGATCAAACGGCTGTCGATCTGCGGCCCGAGTGA
- a CDS encoding S41 family peptidase, with protein sequence MQYKNRTFLSFALTIGILLTAATVTPAQHSQDGSVDSATRTAVIDNLIKELNDGYVFPDVARSIESHLRKRQSEGAYDPVTSSQLFAQRLTEDVQSISKDKHLRVRFYAQPLPLRTEQGEPTEAEREQGRAYARRINFGFEKIERLNGNIGYIDLRGFSDHVAGAETVAAAMTFLANTDALIFDLRQNGGGSPFMVALISSYLFGDKPVHLNSLYWRKGDRTDDFWTKPEAAARKFPNKDVYILTSNRTFSAAEEFTYNLKNLKRATVIGETTGGGAHPGGLERLSDHFGAFIPTGRAISPITKTNWEGTGVEPDIKAPKEQALKIAYMTALKKSLDLMKDEMLKGPVRGMIDQLQKELDEMRSNRQ encoded by the coding sequence ATGCAATACAAAAACCGCACATTTTTATCGTTTGCGTTAACAATAGGCATTCTTTTAACAGCCGCGACCGTCACGCCGGCCCAGCATTCCCAGGATGGATCTGTCGATTCGGCTACAAGGACAGCCGTGATCGACAATTTGATCAAGGAGTTGAATGACGGCTATGTCTTTCCGGATGTCGCAAGATCGATCGAGAGCCATCTTCGTAAGCGGCAGTCAGAGGGTGCCTATGATCCTGTGACATCTTCGCAGCTTTTCGCCCAAAGGCTAACCGAGGACGTTCAATCGATAAGCAAAGATAAACACCTTCGCGTCAGGTTTTATGCTCAGCCGCTCCCATTGCGGACAGAACAGGGTGAGCCGACCGAGGCCGAGCGTGAGCAAGGGCGAGCATACGCTCGTCGCATCAACTTCGGATTTGAAAAGATCGAGCGATTGAACGGCAACATCGGCTATATCGACCTTAGAGGCTTTAGCGATCACGTTGCCGGTGCGGAAACCGTTGCCGCGGCGATGACGTTTCTCGCAAACACAGATGCTCTGATTTTCGATCTGCGTCAAAACGGCGGCGGCAGCCCATTCATGGTAGCTCTGATCAGCTCATATCTTTTCGGCGATAAACCTGTTCATCTAAATAGCCTCTATTGGCGCAAGGGTGATCGCACCGATGATTTTTGGACCAAACCGGAAGCAGCCGCTCGTAAGTTTCCGAATAAGGACGTCTATATCCTGACGAGCAACCGAACATTTTCGGCGGCAGAAGAATTCACCTATAACCTCAAGAATCTGAAGCGTGCAACGGTCATCGGAGAGACAACGGGCGGCGGAGCGCATCCCGGCGGGCTCGAGAGGCTAAGCGATCATTTCGGTGCGTTCATCCCGACCGGACGGGCGATCAGCCCGATCACCAAAACTAACTGGGAAGGAACTGGTGTCGAACCAGATATCAAGGCCCCGAAAGAGCAGGCGCTAAAGATCGCCTATATGACAGCACTGAAAAAGTCCCTGGATCTGATGAAGGACGAGATGTTGAAGGGGCCCGTAAGGGGGATGATCGATCAATTGCAGAAAGAACTTGATGAGATGCGATCAAACAGGCAGTGA
- the deoC gene encoding deoxyribose-phosphate aldolase, producing the protein MLGETATAHDWASLIDHTLLKPEAAESDIRKLCAEAAQFGFASVCVNPVWVKFAAELLRSSSVPVCTVIGFPLGATLPDVKAYEARRAIFNGAREVDMVINIGALKSGDDCAVEDDIRAVAEAAHENGVLCKVIIETALLTDEEKVRACIASKNAGADFVKTSTGFSKGGATVDDVALMRRTVGSALGVKASGGVKGIDDARAMFEAGATRIGASVGVKIAQEASGVASTITAGTY; encoded by the coding sequence ATCCTCGGCGAAACGGCAACTGCACACGATTGGGCAAGCCTTATCGATCATACGCTTCTGAAACCCGAAGCCGCAGAGTCAGATATTCGTAAACTGTGCGCCGAAGCAGCTCAGTTCGGATTTGCATCGGTATGCGTGAATCCTGTTTGGGTGAAATTCGCGGCCGAGCTTTTAAGGTCATCGTCGGTACCGGTGTGCACCGTGATCGGATTTCCACTAGGTGCAACGCTGCCCGACGTCAAAGCATATGAAGCCCGCCGGGCAATATTCAACGGCGCCCGTGAGGTCGATATGGTGATCAACATCGGTGCTTTGAAATCGGGAGACGATTGCGCCGTTGAGGACGATATCCGAGCCGTAGCCGAGGCGGCTCATGAAAACGGAGTTCTGTGTAAGGTGATCATTGAGACAGCGCTTTTGACCGACGAAGAAAAGGTTCGGGCCTGTATTGCTTCAAAAAACGCCGGCGCCGATTTTGTGAAAACGTCCACCGGATTCTCGAAAGGCGGAGCCACGGTCGACGATGTGGCATTGATGCGGCGTACGGTCGGTTCTGCACTAGGCGTCAAGGCGTCAGGCGGCGTGAAGGGAATTGATGACGCAAGGGCAATGTTCGAAGCCGGAGCAACGCGTATCGGTGCGAGTGTCGGAGTAAAGATCGCGCAGGAAGCGAGCGGGGTCGCATCGACGATCACCGCCGGAACATACTAA
- a CDS encoding TonB family protein: protein MTLRKTPSKTPLHRPTSLLGVVLFVLLSTSLFAQAPQLSLADLLIGLRSQKVTLPERNRILTEAIRERGVTFVYTVEIAKELAATGASPELLNAIREKSLPVKPVPTPEPTPSPTPTPPDFGFYQQRGDANATKGDYTAALSDYNRAAEMRSDVPAIFIARARTHFNLKSYDRAVADYDRALELSPNDSAAYVNRGMTFERIGDPTKAVADYRKALELDTKNDEARAGIKRIEDAIAAAEAEKRRKEAAAAPVVEPAPEFVNLGTLNASNATRMVTPVYSQIAQRSMIEGKVTVELELNEKGEVTSAKATTGHQMLRSAAETAAQKSRFRPALFNNQPIKAKGIIVYNFSLKAGEQQ from the coding sequence ATGACACTTAGAAAAACCCCCTCCAAAACACCTCTCCATCGGCCGACCTCATTACTTGGCGTCGTTCTTTTCGTACTTCTCTCGACCTCGTTGTTCGCGCAAGCGCCGCAACTCAGCCTGGCCGACCTGTTGATCGGGCTTCGTTCACAGAAGGTGACCCTTCCCGAACGCAACCGCATCCTAACTGAGGCTATAAGAGAACGAGGAGTCACGTTCGTTTACACGGTCGAGATCGCGAAAGAACTCGCAGCAACGGGTGCATCGCCCGAGCTGTTGAATGCGATCCGTGAAAAGAGCCTTCCGGTCAAGCCCGTGCCCACCCCTGAACCGACGCCGTCTCCGACCCCGACCCCGCCCGATTTTGGGTTTTATCAGCAGCGCGGCGACGCGAATGCGACCAAGGGTGATTACACAGCCGCACTTAGCGATTACAACCGGGCCGCCGAAATGCGATCGGATGTTCCGGCGATCTTCATCGCCAGGGCACGAACGCATTTCAACCTGAAATCCTACGACCGTGCTGTTGCTGATTATGATCGAGCTCTGGAACTGAGTCCGAATGACTCGGCGGCATACGTCAATCGCGGTATGACATTTGAAAGGATCGGCGATCCGACCAAGGCGGTCGCCGACTACCGTAAGGCTCTGGAACTCGACACTAAGAATGACGAAGCACGAGCCGGCATCAAACGTATCGAAGATGCCATTGCAGCGGCAGAAGCAGAAAAACGGCGGAAGGAAGCCGCCGCCGCGCCGGTCGTCGAACCGGCCCCTGAGTTCGTGAATCTCGGGACGCTCAACGCTTCAAACGCGACACGAATGGTAACACCGGTCTATTCGCAGATCGCCCAAAGATCGATGATCGAAGGCAAGGTGACTGTCGAGTTGGAGCTGAATGAAAAAGGCGAGGTCACCTCGGCCAAGGCAACGACCGGTCATCAAATGCTTCGAAGTGCAGCTGAAACCGCCGCTCAGAAATCAAGGTTTCGCCCGGCATTGTTCAACAACCAGCCGATCAAAGCGAAGGGCATCATCGTCTACAATTTCAGTTTGAAGGCAGGCGAACAACAGTAG
- a CDS encoding creatininase family protein, producing MIRFTLAFLFFSASALATFAQTEKDIVSTREMGRINWMEFRDVIPSKINTVILPTGTLEPHGVINNGADNTAPTAIAASIARRTNSMIAPTLPYGITGSMEAYPGAFQISESAYRPFVKQILEGLVKNGFKNIIIMNGHGGGQTAVLQSVAAEVAIERKVRTLVINWWSFASDETKEVFGEDGGHAGWNETALIQAIDPTLVHPEKYKIEMTTTYPASGTWSAVPFPSSIGLYQKGQGYPQFDQKKADTYYQRVTDKVANLIIDVVKKWDMAGL from the coding sequence ATGATCCGATTCACTTTAGCATTCTTGTTCTTTTCGGCCTCAGCACTCGCTACCTTCGCCCAAACCGAAAAAGACATAGTTTCAACCCGCGAAATGGGCAGAATTAACTGGATGGAGTTTCGCGACGTCATTCCGTCCAAGATCAACACGGTGATATTGCCGACCGGCACACTTGAACCTCACGGTGTGATAAACAATGGAGCTGACAACACGGCCCCGACCGCGATAGCAGCGTCGATCGCCCGTCGGACCAACTCGATGATCGCGCCGACCTTACCTTACGGGATCACCGGTTCGATGGAGGCTTATCCCGGCGCGTTTCAAATCAGCGAATCTGCCTATCGGCCCTTCGTGAAACAGATCCTTGAGGGTCTGGTGAAGAATGGGTTCAAGAACATCATCATTATGAATGGGCATGGTGGAGGCCAAACGGCAGTTCTCCAATCGGTCGCCGCGGAAGTAGCTATTGAACGAAAGGTCAGAACTCTCGTTATAAATTGGTGGTCATTCGCCTCCGACGAGACGAAAGAGGTCTTCGGGGAAGACGGCGGTCATGCAGGATGGAACGAAACCGCACTCATTCAGGCGATCGACCCGACGCTGGTCCATCCCGAAAAATACAAAATCGAGATGACGACGACATACCCGGCCTCGGGAACGTGGTCGGCGGTGCCCTTCCCTTCTTCGATCGGTCTTTACCAAAAGGGACAGGGCTATCCACAATTTGACCAAAAAAAGGCCGATACCTATTACCAGAGGGTAACCGACAAGGTCGCAAATCTGATCATTGACGTTGTCAAGAAGTGGGACATGGCGGGGCTTTGA
- the hpt gene encoding hypoxanthine phosphoribosyltransferase: MSVETTAVTFSEFTNPNLEVLYSADVIENRIRELGEQITADYRNRDLVLVGVLKGSCVFLADLMRAIDLPLSIDFMSVSSYKDGTTSTGDVEITKDLGNPIRGKDVLVVEDIVDTGLTLTRLLEILGSRGANSIRLITFLDKPEPRIKTDLKIDYTGFVVENRFVVGYGLDAAGRYRNLPFIGVVKDPSIA; the protein is encoded by the coding sequence ATGTCTGTTGAAACAACGGCAGTAACGTTCTCGGAGTTTACAAATCCGAATCTGGAGGTTTTGTACTCGGCCGATGTCATCGAAAACAGGATCCGCGAACTCGGCGAACAAATAACGGCCGATTACCGTAACCGAGATCTCGTCCTGGTCGGCGTGCTCAAAGGCTCATGCGTATTTCTTGCGGACCTTATGAGGGCGATCGACCTGCCGCTTTCGATAGACTTCATGTCGGTCTCGAGCTACAAGGACGGAACGACCTCGACCGGCGATGTCGAGATCACAAAAGACCTTGGCAACCCGATCCGCGGAAAGGACGTTCTTGTTGTCGAAGACATAGTCGACACGGGATTGACGCTGACCCGCCTTCTGGAGATCTTAGGGTCGCGAGGCGCAAACTCGATCCGTTTGATAACGTTTCTCGATAAGCCCGAGCCGAGAATAAAGACCGATCTTAAGATCGATTACACCGGCTTCGTCGTCGAAAACCGCTTTGTCGTCGGCTATGGGCTTGATGCGGCCGGACGTTATCGCAACTTACCATTTATCGGTGTCGTTAAGGATCCGTCGATAGCTTAG
- a CDS encoding TetR/AcrR family transcriptional regulator yields the protein MKDSAEPKTTRDAILDATDRLLARNGYKKMTIDDLAREVGIGKGSVYLHFKSKEEIALSHIDRIIERLKRDLLSIAESRGSCDDRLKRMLVERVVVRFDSVQHYTQSLNQLLSQLRPSLLERRKKYFDEEARLFARVLAEGKASGEFELKDPMETAATLMDATNALLPYSLSVKELGERSEIVKKAKNVANLVLGGLRKR from the coding sequence ATGAAGGATTCTGCTGAACCAAAAACAACGCGTGACGCAATTCTCGATGCTACGGATCGATTACTCGCACGCAACGGCTACAAAAAGATGACGATAGACGACCTTGCTCGCGAGGTCGGGATCGGCAAGGGTAGTGTTTACCTGCATTTCAAGAGCAAGGAAGAGATCGCTTTGTCGCATATCGACCGCATTATCGAGCGACTAAAGCGCGACCTGCTCTCGATCGCTGAATCACGTGGAAGCTGCGATGACCGACTTAAGCGAATGTTGGTCGAGCGCGTCGTAGTTCGTTTCGATAGTGTCCAGCACTATACGCAAAGCCTGAATCAACTGCTTTCCCAACTTCGCCCGAGTCTCCTTGAACGCCGCAAGAAATACTTCGATGAAGAAGCGCGGCTTTTTGCAAGGGTTTTGGCTGAAGGCAAGGCTTCGGGCGAATTTGAACTAAAGGACCCGATGGAAACCGCAGCAACGCTCATGGACGCAACTAATGCCCTGCTTCCCTACAGTTTGAGCGTGAAGGAACTGGGTGAACGAAGCGAGATCGTGAAAAAAGCAAAAAATGTGGCAAATCTGGTTTTGGGCGGACTCCGGAAACGCTAG
- the rplU gene encoding 50S ribosomal protein L21: protein MSYAIIRTGGKQFPVEEGQVLRVPSISGDQGSKVELEALVLGEGAKAKIGSGKVSATVVGHGRGEKVIVFKKKRRKQYKRKQGHRQGFTEIKIEKI, encoded by the coding sequence ATGAGTTACGCAATAATCAGAACCGGCGGAAAACAGTTCCCGGTCGAAGAAGGACAAGTACTCCGCGTTCCCTCGATCTCCGGCGATCAGGGAAGCAAGGTCGAACTTGAAGCGTTGGTCCTTGGCGAAGGGGCGAAGGCCAAGATCGGCTCAGGAAAGGTTTCTGCAACTGTCGTCGGCCACGGTCGCGGTGAAAAGGTCATTGTTTTCAAGAAAAAACGGCGAAAGCAATACAAACGAAAGCAAGGCCACCGTCAGGGATTTACTGAGATCAAGATAGAAAAGATCTAA
- a CDS encoding serine/threonine protein kinase has product MPATNQLLQEGRYRINHQFASSGQGTVYDAYDTVRNTNVLVKEIVVRLNRVLTSSQQEQLRTTFANQAKLLTEIKHDSLLHVHDFFSEIGRQYLVMEALDGQELSDLLSQPNNRFELSEVLAWADQLLDGLHYLHKFNPPIIHKNIRPNHIKLTAEGRIKLLAFGLADGSDTKISTNITADTQKDEISYSPLEQIWEDLDPASQKVITNSYDERSARSLHEPLDSRSDIYSFGATVYHLLTGRKPVDALERSIEMLEGNHDPLTSPHELRAAIPPEVSDVIMKSMEVKREDRFDSAAILRQILRTAMIRAKERETLEDAKEEREALEAIKAAGETRNLTGRNPLEQKKKEAEAEEARRAAILEQRLREAEEQRLLAEQRAAEAEKLLREKEARAAEAAASAAAASTNDFELDILELPQPLAAAAAPDESVHSHLEIPIPLEKPATKPVIPAIPDKVAFEATRSDVESTSFSDSQIESYSDGPMEEVLIETAAEPESESSAIAADPHAPEVESVSFETETFDVVEEEVLTESGQAPSFEAVQVAATAATPEPADDESYLFEEPEPTVETHDEEVAAAAFDPHLQMQPETAVGNSVYAHDHSEAEYFSYDEPAGRYSGSFSLPMPVIAGVAAAVLVMVGLGGYLMLSGSAEPENDVPAEIIKQLEASQPQQVTTPIEQPAAEPVTSTPTITDDITTQQQLVEEAAPTRKAAQPTPPRSKKPVQDPAAKPATPKKAVTVDDLIRDN; this is encoded by the coding sequence ATGCCCGCCACGAACCAACTTTTACAGGAAGGACGATATCGGATCAACCACCAGTTCGCATCTAGCGGACAGGGTACGGTTTATGATGCTTATGACACCGTTCGGAACACGAATGTGTTGGTCAAAGAGATCGTCGTTCGCCTCAACCGCGTATTGACCTCCTCCCAGCAGGAACAGCTAAGAACGACATTTGCGAATCAGGCAAAGCTGCTCACTGAGATCAAGCACGATTCATTGCTCCACGTGCACGATTTCTTTTCAGAGATAGGACGTCAGTATCTGGTCATGGAAGCTCTCGATGGACAGGAACTTTCTGACCTTCTCTCGCAGCCAAACAACCGTTTCGAACTAAGCGAGGTCCTTGCATGGGCGGACCAGCTGCTCGACGGACTTCATTATCTCCACAAATTCAATCCGCCGATAATCCATAAGAACATACGGCCCAATCATATAAAGTTAACGGCCGAAGGACGGATCAAGCTGCTTGCGTTCGGCCTTGCTGACGGATCCGACACAAAGATCAGCACGAACATCACTGCTGATACCCAAAAGGACGAGATCAGCTACTCGCCGCTTGAACAGATCTGGGAGGATCTCGATCCTGCATCGCAGAAAGTCATCACGAACAGTTACGACGAGCGTTCGGCAAGGAGTCTGCATGAGCCGCTGGATTCGCGAAGTGATATCTATTCATTCGGTGCGACCGTCTATCATCTATTGACCGGCCGCAAACCCGTCGACGCTTTAGAACGATCGATCGAGATGCTCGAGGGCAACCACGACCCATTGACATCCCCGCACGAACTTCGGGCAGCGATACCACCTGAGGTTTCGGACGTCATCATGAAGTCGATGGAAGTGAAGCGCGAGGATCGGTTCGATTCCGCAGCGATCCTGCGTCAGATACTACGAACGGCAATGATCCGGGCAAAAGAACGCGAGACGCTTGAAGACGCGAAAGAAGAACGCGAAGCACTCGAAGCGATAAAGGCGGCCGGAGAGACGCGGAATCTCACCGGCCGGAACCCGCTTGAGCAAAAGAAAAAGGAAGCTGAGGCTGAAGAAGCAAGGCGTGCGGCGATCCTCGAGCAAAGGCTTCGTGAGGCCGAAGAACAGCGATTGCTGGCCGAACAGCGTGCTGCCGAGGCTGAAAAACTGCTTCGTGAGAAAGAGGCACGAGCTGCTGAGGCCGCCGCGTCTGCTGCAGCGGCATCAACTAACGATTTCGAACTCGATATTCTCGAGCTTCCGCAGCCATTAGCGGCAGCTGCAGCCCCCGACGAATCGGTCCATTCGCATCTCGAGATTCCAATTCCCCTAGAAAAGCCTGCCACCAAACCGGTCATACCTGCCATTCCCGATAAGGTCGCATTTGAGGCTACCCGAAGCGATGTGGAATCAACGTCCTTTAGTGATTCCCAGATCGAGAGCTATTCCGATGGCCCGATGGAAGAAGTGCTTATCGAGACCGCCGCTGAACCGGAGTCTGAGTCGTCGGCTATTGCGGCAGACCCTCATGCTCCTGAGGTTGAGAGTGTTAGTTTTGAAACAGAGACATTCGATGTTGTCGAAGAAGAAGTCCTTACGGAATCTGGCCAGGCTCCAAGTTTCGAAGCGGTGCAGGTTGCTGCCACCGCGGCGACTCCTGAGCCTGCTGACGACGAATCTTACCTTTTCGAGGAGCCGGAACCGACCGTTGAGACGCATGACGAAGAGGTTGCCGCCGCTGCGTTCGATCCACACCTGCAAATGCAGCCTGAAACGGCGGTTGGCAACTCGGTATATGCGCATGACCATTCTGAAGCCGAATATTTTTCCTATGACGAGCCTGCGGGAAGATATTCAGGTAGTTTCTCTCTCCCGATGCCGGTGATCGCCGGAGTCGCTGCAGCCGTGCTTGTAATGGTCGGTCTCGGCGGCTATTTGATGCTGTCTGGTTCGGCAGAACCTGAGAATGATGTCCCCGCGGAAATCATCAAGCAGCTCGAAGCCTCGCAGCCACAGCAAGTGACGACACCGATCGAACAACCGGCCGCTGAACCTGTAACTTCTACGCCGACTATCACTGACGACATCACGACCCAACAACAGCTGGTCGAGGAAGCGGCACCAACGAGAAAGGCCGCACAACCGACACCGCCACGATCGAAAAAGCCCGTCCAAGATCCTGCAGCCAAACCCGCGACACCTAAGAAAGCCGTCACGGTCGATGATCTCATCCGTGACAATTAA
- the msrP gene encoding protein-methionine-sulfoxide reductase catalytic subunit MsrP, whose protein sequence is MGNNAKAPKIPSSEITPESTYLNRRNFMRAGLLAGTAAATGVGYRIFNPSPSAEVLTAPIENIAASGSNGRSDKPNTFEEITNYNNFYEFSTSKTAVARAAAGFVTRPWTVEVDGLVQNPRTYDIDELMRFQQEERVYRFRCVEAWSMVIPWVGFSLGDLLKKAEPLSSAKYVAFQTHYDPEVMQSSFSAGIDFPYVEGLRLDEALHPLTILATGLYGKQMPNQNGAPIRLVVPWKYGFKSIKSVVKITLTEEEPPTTWNIAGPSEYGFYSNVNPEVDHPRWSQATERRIGELSMRKTLMFNGYTDEVASMYSGMDLRKFF, encoded by the coding sequence ATGGGGAACAATGCGAAAGCACCGAAGATACCATCGAGCGAGATCACTCCGGAGTCAACCTACCTAAATCGTCGAAATTTTATGCGGGCCGGGCTTCTCGCCGGTACTGCGGCGGCAACTGGTGTTGGCTATCGGATTTTCAATCCAAGCCCGTCCGCCGAGGTTCTTACCGCCCCGATCGAGAATATTGCAGCGTCCGGATCGAACGGCAGATCGGATAAGCCGAACACATTCGAAGAGATCACAAATTACAACAACTTCTACGAGTTTTCGACCAGCAAAACAGCGGTCGCTCGCGCTGCAGCGGGTTTTGTCACGCGGCCATGGACCGTCGAAGTTGACGGGCTTGTCCAGAATCCCAGAACCTATGACATCGATGAACTAATGCGATTTCAGCAGGAAGAGAGGGTTTACCGCTTTCGATGTGTTGAGGCGTGGTCGATGGTGATTCCGTGGGTCGGATTCTCGCTTGGAGACCTATTGAAGAAGGCAGAACCGCTCAGCTCGGCGAAATATGTGGCGTTTCAAACACATTATGACCCCGAGGTGATGCAGTCATCGTTTTCAGCCGGAATCGACTTTCCCTATGTTGAGGGGTTGCGTCTTGATGAAGCACTGCATCCCTTGACGATCCTGGCCACCGGACTATATGGCAAGCAAATGCCAAATCAGAACGGAGCACCGATACGCTTGGTAGTCCCTTGGAAATATGGTTTCAAAAGCATCAAATCGGTCGTAAAGATAACGCTGACCGAAGAAGAGCCGCCGACGACCTGGAACATAGCCGGACCCAGCGAATACGGATTCTATTCGAATGTGAATCCGGAGGTCGATCATCCACGTTGGTCGCAGGCGACCGAAAGGCGAATAGGGGAACTCTCAATGCGTAAGACCCTTATGTTCAATGGTTATACCGACGAGGTCGCGTCGATGTATAGCGGAATGGACCTCCGAAAGTTCTTCTAA
- a CDS encoding ATP-binding protein — translation MEVVPGKGARICDCQKRQNETNPFEKVRVPRRYLSCHFNSFKPEHPSQAEAARFAMQFTQEYPAVDRGLLIMGNVGVGKTHLAVSILKGLTERGFSCLFYEFGALLKEIQDSYNSNTHTSELGVLAPVLNAEILVLDELGASKPTDWVKDTMAHIINTRYNDNKFTIFTTNYLDTRPTDREETLEDRIGVRLRSRLYEMCRTVEVSGNDFRRKIHSGRRSTAV, via the coding sequence ATGGAGGTCGTGCCGGGCAAAGGAGCTCGGATCTGCGACTGTCAGAAGCGACAGAACGAAACTAATCCGTTCGAAAAAGTTCGTGTGCCGCGCCGCTATCTTTCGTGCCACTTCAACAGCTTCAAGCCCGAGCATCCATCACAGGCGGAAGCGGCGAGATTTGCCATGCAGTTCACGCAGGAATACCCTGCGGTCGACCGTGGATTATTGATAATGGGAAACGTCGGGGTAGGCAAGACCCATTTGGCCGTTTCGATCTTGAAAGGCCTTACCGAACGCGGGTTTTCGTGTCTCTTTTACGAGTTCGGCGCTCTTCTAAAGGAGATCCAGGATTCATACAACTCGAACACGCATACCTCTGAGCTTGGTGTCCTCGCTCCGGTGCTGAACGCCGAGATACTTGTTTTGGACGAACTTGGTGCGTCGAAACCGACTGATTGGGTCAAAGATACGATGGCCCATATCATTAACACGCGGTACAACGACAACAAATTTACGATTTTCACAACGAACTACTTAGACACCCGGCCTACCGATCGGGAAGAGACGCTCGAAGATCGGATTGGCGTAAGGCTGCGGTCGAGACTTTACGAAATGTGTCGGACCGTCGAGGTAAGCGGGAACGATTTTCGTCGGAAGATTCACTCGGGCCGCAGATCGACAGCCGTTTGA
- a CDS encoding RpiB/LacA/LacB family sugar-phosphate isomerase, with protein sequence MAASREREYDRDESSKSLITEDDLRGLETGARLRISEGARFTALANDIVNDKQIILIKKEGRESKLKVSSAAIGADHGGFQLKEKLSSFLSDLGVRVRDFGTDSEDAVDYPDIAHAVASAVGSGHVDVGIIIDGAGIGSAIAANKVPGVRAAACYSEALASNSREHNGANVITLGSGQTSFEDAKAILTRFLSTEISEERHKRRVAKITDIDRQYRR encoded by the coding sequence ATGGCCGCAAGTCGTGAGCGAGAATATGATCGCGACGAATCGTCGAAGTCGCTGATAACGGAAGACGACCTTCGCGGACTCGAAACCGGAGCGCGCTTGCGGATCTCAGAAGGAGCCCGGTTCACTGCACTCGCAAACGATATTGTAAATGACAAACAGATCATTCTGATCAAAAAGGAAGGTCGAGAATCTAAACTCAAGGTCAGCTCAGCAGCGATCGGAGCAGATCACGGCGGATTTCAGCTTAAAGAAAAGCTGAGCTCCTTTTTAAGCGACCTCGGAGTTCGAGTTCGCGATTTCGGGACCGATTCCGAGGATGCGGTTGACTATCCGGATATCGCACATGCCGTCGCATCGGCCGTCGGATCAGGTCACGTGGACGTGGGCATCATTATCGATGGTGCCGGAATCGGTAGTGCGATCGCGGCCAACAAGGTGCCCGGTGTGCGTGCCGCCGCCTGCTATTCGGAAGCACTGGCTTCGAACTCGCGCGAGCATAACGGCGCAAACGTAATTACTCTCGGGAGCGGACAGACGTCGTTCGAAGATGCAAAGGCGATCTTGACCAGGTTCCTCTCGACAGAGATCTCAGAGGAACGACACAAGCGCCGTGTCGCGAAGATCACGGATATTGATCGACAATATCGAAGGTAA